One genomic window of Candidatus Nitrosopumilus sediminis includes the following:
- a CDS encoding pyridoxamine 5'-phosphate oxidase family protein, which translates to MQQLDKQFCDNMIDDSRIPIRIAFIKHDGSPNIISLWYELIEGKIYCATQKKAKIVSYLEKNPHCGFEIAADKPPYKGFRGTGLAKIIPSDGKKILSLLMAKYLGDKTSTLSQYLQKNLSTEVAIEITPQKIVYYDYSKRMKDV; encoded by the coding sequence ATGCAACAATTAGATAAGCAATTCTGCGACAACATGATTGATGACTCAAGAATCCCGATACGGATTGCATTCATAAAGCATGATGGCTCTCCAAATATAATATCACTATGGTATGAACTAATTGAAGGAAAAATTTATTGCGCTACACAGAAAAAAGCAAAAATAGTTTCATATTTGGAAAAAAATCCTCATTGTGGATTTGAAATTGCCGCCGATAAACCTCCATACAAAGGATTTCGTGGAACTGGTCTTGCAAAAATTATCCCAAGTGATGGAAAAAAAATCCTTTCATTATTAATGGCAAAATATCTTGGTGATAAAACATCTACCTTGTCTCAATATTTGCAAAAAAATCTAAGCACAGAAGTTGCAATTGAAATAACTCCTCAAAAAATCGTCTATTATGATTATTCTAAAAGAATGAAGGATGTTTAA